One Oryza glaberrima chromosome 10, OglaRS2, whole genome shotgun sequence DNA segment encodes these proteins:
- the LOC127753357 gene encoding probable cytokinin riboside 5'-monophosphate phosphoribohydrolase LOGL10, producing MRQSRFKRICVFCGSSQGKKRSYHDAAIELGNELVARSIDLVYGGGSIGLMGLVSQAVFDGGRHVIGVIPKTLMTPEISGETVGEVRPVADMHQRKAEMARQSDAFIALPGGYGTLEELLEVITWAQLGIHHKPVGLLNVDGYYNSLLTFIDKAVEEGFINTSARRIIVMAPTAEELMDKLEEYVPYHDRVASKLNWEMGHLGY from the exons atgaggcaGTCGAGGTTCAAGAGGATCTGCGTCTTCTGCGGCAGCAGccaggggaagaagaggagctaCCATGACGCCGCCATTGAGCTCGGCAACGAGCTG GTGGCGAGGAGCATAGACCTGGtgtacggcggcggcagcatcgGCCTCATGGGGCTCGTCTCTCAGGCGGTCTTCGATGGCGGCCGCCACGTCATCGG GGTCATTCCCAAGACTCTCATGACGCCAGAG ATAAGTGGTGAGACAGTGGGGGAGGTGAGGCCAGTTGCTGATATGCACCAAAGGAAGGCAGAGATGGCAAGGCAGTCTGATGCCTTCATAGCCCTACCTG GAGGGTACGGGACTCTGGAGGAGCTGCTCGAGGTGATTACATGGGCACAGCTTGGCATCCATCATAAGCCG GTTGGGCTGCTCAACGTCGACGGGTACTACAACTCGCTGCTGACGTTCATCGACAAGGCGGTGGAGGAAGGGTTCATCAACACCAGCGCGCGGCGGATCATCGTCATGGCGCCGACGGCGGAGGAGCTGATGGACAAGCTAGAG GAGTACGTGCCTTACCACGACAGGGTGGCATCGAAGCTGAACTGGGAGATGGGCCACCTAGGTTACTGA
- the LOC127786023 gene encoding mitochondrial import inner membrane translocase subunit PAM16 like 2-like isoform X1 translates to MAGKLIANLIVMGSGIIGRAMLQAYRKALDNANKTGVAHETINNIRRASKTMTEQEARQILGVSEQSTWEEIAQRYDNLFERNAKSGSFYLQSKVHRAKECLENVYQKNKQDGTPP, encoded by the exons ATG GCAGGGAAGCTTATTGCAAACTTGATTGTCATGGGCTCTGGGATTATAGGAAGAGCTATGCTCCAAGCATACCGGAAAGCACTTGATA ATGCAAATAAAACTGGTGTGGCCCATGAAACAATTAATAACATTCGTAGAGCCAGCAAAACAATGACTGAGCAAGAAGCTAGGCAGATACTCGGTGTATCTGAGCAGTCAACTTGGGAAGAGATTGCACAG CGCTATGataatttatttgaaagaaATGCAAAATCTGGGAGCTTTTATCTTCAGTCGAAGGTCCACCGAGCAAAGGAATGCCTAGAGAATGTGTACCAAAAGAATAAGCAAGATGGAACACCACCTTGA
- the LOC127786023 gene encoding mitochondrial import inner membrane translocase subunit PAM16 like 2-like isoform X2 translates to MGSGIIGRAMLQAYRKALDNANKTGVAHETINNIRRASKTMTEQEARQILGVSEQSTWEEIAQRYDNLFERNAKSGSFYLQSKVHRAKECLENVYQKNKQDGTPP, encoded by the exons ATGGGCTCTGGGATTATAGGAAGAGCTATGCTCCAAGCATACCGGAAAGCACTTGATA ATGCAAATAAAACTGGTGTGGCCCATGAAACAATTAATAACATTCGTAGAGCCAGCAAAACAATGACTGAGCAAGAAGCTAGGCAGATACTCGGTGTATCTGAGCAGTCAACTTGGGAAGAGATTGCACAG CGCTATGataatttatttgaaagaaATGCAAAATCTGGGAGCTTTTATCTTCAGTCGAAGGTCCACCGAGCAAAGGAATGCCTAGAGAATGTGTACCAAAAGAATAAGCAAGATGGAACACCACCTTGA
- the LOC127753385 gene encoding UDP-xylose transporter 1-like: MSSATDGAASRLGVAGALGMSVTSSVAIVICNKYLISTLGFFFATTLTSWHLMVTFCTLYVAQRLRFFEAKPIDAQTVISFGLLNGISIGLLNLCLGFNSVGFYQMTKLAIIPFTMLLETIFLSKKFSRSIKISLMVLLLGVGIASVTDLQLNLLGSIIAVLTIAATCVSQILTNQIQRRLKVSSTQLLYQSSPYQSAVLLVTGPFVDKLLTNRDVFAFTYTFQVVAFIVLSCSIAVCVNFSTFLVIGTTSPVTYQVLGHLKTCLILSFGYVLLRDPFTFRNVAGILVAIFGMGLYSFFSVSESRDKKLSDGPSPPLPISSSQMGEMKDSEPLLGGGGGGGAAAKSSPWNEVKGLQSFDEVPRTAKSAFSRP, translated from the exons ATGTCATCAGCGACGGACGGCGCGGCGTCAAGGCTCGGCGTCGCCGGGGCTCTGGGGATGTCGGTCACGTCGTCGGTGGCTATTGTCATCTGCAATAAGTACCTTATCAGCACCCTGGGCTTCTTCTTCG CGACGACGCTGACGAGCTGGCACCTGATGGTGACCTTCTGCACGCTGTACGTCGCGCAGCGGCTGCGGTTCTTCGAGGCGAAGCCGATCGATGCGCAGACCGTCATCTCCTTCGGGCTGCTCAATGGTATCTCCATTGGCCTCCTCAACCTTTGCCTTGGATTCAACTCAGTTGGCTTCTACCAG ATGACCAAGCTGGCTATCATACCATTCACCATGCTCTTGGAAACCATCTTTCTTAGCAAGAAGTTCAG CCGGAGCATCAAGATCTCCCTCATGGTCTTGCTCCTTGGAGTCGGCATCGCGTCGGTGACCGATCTCCAGCTCAATCTCCTCGGCTCGATCATCGCCGTGCTCACCATCGCCGCGACGTGCGTCAGCCAGATT CTGACGAACCAAATCCAGAGGAGGCTGAAGGTGTCGTCGACGCAGCTGCTGTACCAGTCGTCGCCGTACCAGTCCGCCGTGCTGCTCGTCACCGGCCCGTTCGTCGACAAGCTCCTCACCAACCGCGACGTCTTCGCCTTCACCTACACCTTCCAAGTCGTG GCGTTCATCGTGCTGTCCTGCTCGATCGCGGTGTGCGTGAACTTCAGCACGTTCCTGGTGATCGGGACGACGTCGCCGGTGACGTACCAGGTGCTGGGGCACCTCAAGACGTGCCTCATCCTCTCCTTCGGCTACGTCCTCCTCAGGGACCCCTTCACCTTCCGCAACGTCGCCGGCATCCTCGTCGCCATCTTCGGGATGGGCCTCTACTCCTTCTTCTCCGTCTCCGAGTCCCGTGACAAGAAGCTCTCCGacggcccctcccctcctctccccatctCTTCCTCCCAG ATGGGGGAGATGAAGGACTCGGAGCCgctgctgggcggcggcggcggcggcggcgcggcggcgaagagctCGCCGTGGAACGAGGTGAAGGGGTTGCAGAGCTTCGACGAGGTGCCGAGGACGGCGAAGAGCGCGTTCAGCCggccgtga
- the LOC127785921 gene encoding replication protein A 70 kDa DNA-binding subunit B-like, with translation MILFTTWTEIEECIGGPADFPTIVYSLTSYNDVPNLVGNADRFVDVVGVITEITTPTMLRPKSREADSLKRTVQICDANNSILNVALWGERALAFQAEDIYNAGKKEPQIVLFVGTLVKDYTKSGIGLALSGCSACKWYINIDIPEIAELKKKLGEKLQPIKWVETAATVYEDDTVERKTVAELKKLNPHKCRRLRFITSVTIRKICNENSWWYRSCQKCFKGAKPYGYTYKCGSCSWIGMATPRYKLALTAGDDSDNTEFILFGKTAQRLVRKPIEALIDKIPEASQRTQKLRGFIPSEQHNLRGYFWTASSTYVPNIFSDFISYDVTWIKQCSVVTNKKRTLLRQHHQLRNCSLKITTKRRMTLIVHQLMLNASFMYPQSSILVIIQVVASPSTLFEVQETMVPLRLLSPK, from the exons ATGATCCTATTTACTACTTGGACTGAAATTGAGGAATGCATTGGTGGCCCTGCTGATTTCCCTACTATTGTGTACTCCTTAACATCTTACAATGATGTTCCAAATCTGGTTGGCAATGCTGATCGCTTTGTTG ATGTTGTGGGTGTCATTACTGAGATAACTACACCGACAATGCTACGCCCCAAGTCAAGAGAAGCTGACAGCTTAAAAAGGACAGTTCAAATTTGTGATGCCAA CAACTCTATTTTAAATGTCGCTCTTTGGGGTGAACGAGCACTGGCCTTTCAAGCTGAGGATATATACAATGCTGGTAAAAAGGAACCCCAGATTGTTCTCTTTGTTGGGACACTTGTCAAGGACTACACCAAGTCTGGGATAG GCTTGGCGCTGTCTGGATGTTCTGCATGCAAGTGGTATATTAATATCGATATACCTGAGATAGCTGAACTAAAAAAGAA GCTTGGGGAAAAATTGCAGCCAATCAAATGGGTTGAAACAGCAGCCACTGTATATGAAGATGACACTGTTGAGCGAAAGACTGTGGCAGAGCTTAAGAAACTCAATCCTCACAAATGTCGG AGGCTTCGATTTATAACCAGTGTAACTATAAGAAAAATCTGCAACGAGAACTCTTGGTGGTATCGTTCCTGCCAGAAGTGCTTCAAAGGAGCAAAGCCATATGGATACACGTACAAGTGCGGCAGCTGTTCTTGGATTGGAATGGCAACACCAAG ATACAAGCTAGCACTCACAGCAGGTGATGACAGTGATAACACCGAGTTTATCCTCTTTGGGAAAACGGCTCAACGCCTCGTGCGGAAGCCAATTGAAGCTTTGATTGACAAAATACCAGAAG CATCACAGAGAACTCAGAAACTGCGAGGTTTCATTCCAAGTGAACAGCATAATCTCAGGGGATACTTCTGGACAGCCTCTTCTACTTATGTCCCCAACATCTTCTCAGACTTCATCAGCTATGATGTCACATGGATCAAGCAGTGCTCTGTTGTCACCAACAAAA AGCGCACCCTTCTTAGACAACACCACCAGTTAAGAAATTGTTCACTGAAGATAACAACAAAGAGAAGGATGACACTGATAG tGCACCAGCTGATGCTTAATGCATCATTCATGTATCCCCAGTCAAGCATTTTGGTCATCATCCAAGTTGTAGCGTCTCCATCAACCTTGTTTGAAGTACAAGAAACAATGGTGCCCCTGAGACTTCTGTCTCCTAAATGA